The genomic interval CGCACCGGCGACGTACACGATCAGCTCGGGATCGCTGGCCAGCACCCGCGGCAGGGCGGCGCGCAGCGCGTCCAGGTAGCGCGCATCCCCGGCGCCGTCCTCCAGCCCGACGTCGAGGCCGCTGCGCGGCTTGAAGAACGGATAGTTGTGCTGCTGGTGGATCGAGAGGGTGAAGACATCCGGGTCGCGCTCGAAGATCATCGCCGTCCCGTTGCCGTGGTGCACGTCGAGGTCGACCACCGCGGCGCGCCTGACGTGATGCCGCGCCTGCGCCACGCGGATCGCGACCGCGACGTCATTGAGCGGGCAGAATCCCTCGCCGTGATTGGCGAACGCGTGGTGCAGACCGCCGCCGAGATGCGCCGCCCGGCCCTCGTCGAGCGCGGCGGCGGCCGCGGCGCAGGTCCCGCCGGCCATGAGACGGAACGCGGTCGCGAACCCGGGCTGCCAGGGCAGCTCGAGCGTCGCGATGTCGTCCGCGGTCAGCGTGCCGTCGCGCAGCTTCGCGAGGTACTCGGCGGTGTGGACCAGCCCGAGATCGTCCCAGGAGGCCTCGGGCGGCTCGTGGAACTCGCACGCCGCCGAGTGCGGACCGGCGGCGAGACGCTCGGCGATCAGCCGGTACTTCGACGTGGGCCAGACATGGCCGGGGAGGATGACTTCGTAGTGCGGTGAGAAGAAGACCTTCACACCACCGCGGGACGCACGTCGGACTGCACCGGCCGCGGCAGCGAGGTCTGCTGGGCATCGGGCTGAAGCGCGATCGCGACCGCCTCGGCGATCTCGGCGACGAAATGGATCGTCAGCTCCTTGCGCAGCTCCTCCGGCAGATCCTCGTTCACGTTCTTCTCGTTCTGGCGCGGCAGGATCAGTTCGGTGATGCCGTGGCGGCGAGCCGCCAGCACCTTCTCCTTGATGCCGCCGACCGGGAGCACGCGGCCGGACAGCGAGATCTCGCCGGTCATCGCGACGTCGCCGCGGACCGGCCGGCCGGTCAGCTCGGACGCCAGCGCGCAGACCATCGTGACGCCGGCTGACGGCCCGTCCTTGGGCACCGCCCCGGACGGCACGTGCAGGTGGATCTCCGCGTCCTTGTAGAACGCGGCGTCGACGCCGTAGTGCTGCGCGTTGGCGCGGAACCACGACAGCGCGGTCCGCGCCGACTCCTTCATCACGTCGCCGAGATGGCCGGTCAGCGTCAGCGTGCCGCCTCCCTGCATGCGCGAGGCTTCGACGAAGAGCACTTCGCCGCCGGCCGGCGTCCAGGCCAGGCCGACGGCCACG from Vicinamibacterales bacterium carries:
- a CDS encoding histone deacetylase, which translates into the protein MKVFFSPHYEVILPGHVWPTSKYRLIAERLAAGPHSAACEFHEPPEASWDDLGLVHTAEYLAKLRDGTLTADDIATLELPWQPGFATAFRLMAGGTCAAAAAALDEGRAAHLGGGLHHAFANHGEGFCPLNDVAVAIRVAQARHHVRRAAVVDLDVHHGNGTAMIFERDPDVFTLSIHQQHNYPFFKPRSGLDVGLEDGAGDARYLDALRAALPRVLASDPELIVYVAGADPFEHDRLGGLRLTKAGLAERDRLVVQAARAAGVPLALTLAGGYALDVRDIVDIQTATVETLLMA